In a genomic window of Vigna angularis cultivar LongXiaoDou No.4 chromosome 6, ASM1680809v1, whole genome shotgun sequence:
- the LOC108341467 gene encoding uncharacterized protein LOC108341467 — MQEAYLDNDVTFRGVETEGEPNEQVMTMEDMVHDAVMQRQPFQESNSSNIEEAPNEENQRFYNLLLEANTPLYEGASDSKLSMCVRLLACKWNWNIPNQYIDFFAKILLDVTPHKCGLPKTYYDAKKIVSKLGLQSQRIDCCVDGCMLFYDNEYGKNDGALVECKFCGKPRLQRMYASKETATEMTWHHHNRSSNGVLRHPCDGEEWKHFDRVHPDFSIEARNVRLGLCSDGFNPYVQASNIPYSCWLVIVTPYNLPPEMCMSKRYMFLTCLILGSFNPKVRIDVYLEPLIDDLKKLWSGVITYDISRRQNFIMRAMLMWTINDFPAYGMLSGWSTHGKLACPHYMEHSKAFRLYNGRKNSWFDSHRRFLPNEHAFRRNRNAFKKGEVDMEDASPYLTGTEVWNRVNGYPKVTENGAPRIDGYGEWHNWTKKSIFWDLPYWKDNLLRHNLDFMHIEKNFFDNIFNTVMNVSGK, encoded by the exons ATGCAAGAAGCTTATTTAGATAATGATGTCACTTTTAGGGGTGTGGAGACAGAAGGtgaaccaaatgaacaagttaTGACGATGGAAGACATGGTGCATGATGCTGTTATGCAAAGACAACCCTTCCAAGAATCAAATTCTTCTAACATAGAAGAGGCTCCAAATGAAGAAAATCAAAGGTTTTATAACCTTTTGTTGGAGGCAAATACGCCTTTGTATGAAGGAGCATCAGACTCCAAATTATCAATGTGTGTGAGGCTTTTAGCTTGCAAGTGGAATTGGAATATTCCTAACCAATACATAGATTTTTTTGCAAAAATACTTTTGGATGTAACACCACACAAATGTGGTTTACCGAAAACTTACTACGATGCAAAAAAGATAGTGTCGAAGCTGGGATTACAGTCGCAAaggattgattgttgtgtgGATGGTTGCATGCTattctatgataatgaatatggtaAGAATGATGGAGCATTAGTTGAATGCAAATTTTGTGGGAAGCCAAG ACTTCAAAGAATGTATGCCTCAAAAGAAACTGCAACAGAAATGACATGGCACCATCACAACAGGTCGTCAAATGGTGTTTTGCGTCATCCATGTGATGGAGAGGAGTGGAAGCACTTTGATAGAGTACATCCTGATTTTTCCATTGAGGCACGCAATGTTCGACTTGGTTTATGCTCCGATGGTTTTAATCCATATGTGCAGGCGTCAAATATACCATATTCGTGTTGGCTAGTAATTGTCACGCCCTACAACCTTCCTCCAGAAATGTGCATGTCTAAACGCTACATGTTTTTGACTTGTCTCATTCTGGGGTCATTCAATCCAAAAGTACGCATTGATGTATACCTAGAGCCCTTGATAGATGACTTGAAAAAGTTGTGGAGTGGTGTCATAACATACGATATTTCAAGGCGACAAAACTTTATCATGAGGGCGATGCTAATGTGGACAATTAATGATTTTCCTGCTTATGGTATGCTGTCTGGATGGAGCACCCATGGTAAATTGGCTTGTCCACATTACATGGAGCATTCAAAggcttttagattatataatggGCGAAAAAATTCGTGGTTTGACTCCCATCGGAGGTTTTTACCAAATGAACATGCCTTTAGGAGAAATAGGAATGCTTTCAAAAAGGGGGAAGTGGACATGGAAGACGCGTCACCATATTTGACGGGAACAGAAGTTTGGAATAGAGTTAATGGTTATCCTAAAGTAACTGAAAATGGTGCACCAAGAATAGATGGATACGGTGAGTGGCATAATTGGACGAAAAAAAGCATCTTTTGGGATCTACCATATTGGAAGGATAATTTGTTAAGGCATAATCTTGATTTCATGCATATTGAGAAGAAtttctttgacaacatttttaatACCGTGATGAATGTTAGTGGGAAGTAA